The Fluviispira sanaruensis sequence TACAAATAGCCCAAAAGGATTTGATACTTCAATAAAGAACTTGGTAGCTCAATCTTTGCAACAAAAAACTATTTATATGTAAGTGCAAAAAACAAAGAGAACAGAGGAGTGATTTATAAATGTACATTAGACTTAGAAAACAGTATTTTAAAAATTGATCCGAATGAAATTGGTTTTACAAATATAAGCCGTTTTGCGAACTCAATAATATTTGCATCTTAAAATAGTTTAAAAGAAGTGAGCCTATTTTAGTACAATTTATGATCACTTCTTTTAAAAAATTGATCCATTTTTTCAATCCCTTTTTTTTAAAAATATAAAGATTATAAGAAAAATGTCTGATTTCATGTCTCTATATTATAAAAAAGGTCTGATTACATGGAAAAAATCTCTGCAAAAAAAGCAATAGGCTCACAAGAGCTGTGGCTATTACAAGTCAATTTATCTCCCTTGGAACGCGCCCAAGCTTTAGACTTTCTGCTCAATAAATCGATTCCTATCGATTTCACATCCCTTGTCTCACATTGTTGCGCCAGTATAGAGAAACAAAAAAAACTTATACAAAACTATCAATTGCTAACTCATATTTCTTCTGCCGCAGAACCTAAATTACTTACCCGGGCACAATTTGAAAGTGCATTATCTAAGAAAATTCCTCACCCCAATTTACTAGCATTACAGTATTTAGGAAATCCTAAGATCCTAAATAAACCAAAAATTGCTATCATAGGTTCACGCAGACCGACATTATATGGAAGAGAGCAAGCTTACCGTTTTGCTAAAGAACTTGCGCTGGCAGGCTGTACAATCATATCTGGCGGAGCCATTGGTATAGACACAACAGCTCAAGCAGTCGGCCTTCAATATGGAAAATCATGTTGCGTCTTAGGTAATGGGCTTATAAATCCCTACCCGCCAAGCAATACCCAACTTTTTCTCAATTTAAAAAAATCTCCTCATGGACTTATCTTAAGCGAATTTTGCCTCAACGAAAGTGCTCAGAAATGGAATTTTCCGCAAAGAAACATTACTATTGCTTCTATGGCCGACTTTGTTCTCGTGGTTGAAGCCACCCTTACGAGTGGAAGCCTCATTACAGCACATGCAGCCTGTGAACTCGGCATAGACGTTGGAGCCTTACCAGGAAGCATTGACAGTATAAACAGCGTTGGCTGTCATGAGCTCATAAAAAATGGTGCTTTTTGTATACAAAAGCCAGAGGATATTTTACAAAGAATCAAAATAAATGTCTAAATTAATAAAAAAGACTCTGTCTTTTTATTGTCAAGTCATAGCTATTCTATTAGCTTTCTTAGATATGCGCATATAACCTGTGCATTTATTAATTAAGGGTAATCAGAGTGAAGAAAAATTTTTTTGAAGATTCGATGTTTCTGTGCCAACATAAAAGCATAAAAGAATTTGCTAAAAATTTTTGTGCGAAACAACAAATTGATGAGAATATAAATTGGTCTGTTGTCTGTGAAAGAAAAGAAGATCTCATAGCCATTCGCAATCAATTATTTCATGAAATTGAAAAACACAATCCAGCTTGTGAGCCATCTAATTCCGTGATGGGTATTTCGATGTACACACTTGACAGCTTAGCAAGAAATTTTTGTGCTACTCTGGCCTCAACAACTGACAAAAAAATCTTATCTGAACTTCCAGAATTTATTAATAAACCATACTTAGATGTAATAACTCAAGAGCATTTCCTTGAAATTATATTACAATTATTTGGTTATACCAGCAGTGACTCACTTCCCCTCGCTAAACAAATTCTTTCCCTTATCGATACAAGTTGGCCAGAAGATTTAAATTTTATTCAATTGATTATCAACACCCAAGAAAAAGAACATATTCACTCAATTCAAGAAATCAACGAACTTGCTCTCCGCCAAATCATGGCGGTCTATCAATATGCATCTTTAGAATTAAAAAATTACTCACGATTACAAAGTTTCGTAAATGAATACTTACAGATTTCTTTCCGTTCACATCTGCTGAATAAAGAAAAACAAGCTGAATTGGAATTGCCTATTCAGTTTTTAAAGGGCCATATTTTATGGGTCTCAGCTCCTGAATACACAAATATAGTAAAGAGAAATATAGAGGAAATTCTTGAACATGAATGCATTAAGCCAGGAAATTTTCAAAGTATTGTTGTCCAAGAATTTAAAAATGCTATCCTTGAGGCTCGTGAAATTTTAAATTTTACTTCAAACGTTTTTTATTACTCAAGGACAATAATAAATCAGAATAAAAATGCGCACGATTCAGCTATTCAAAAAAGTTTTGATATAAATTTGTCCAACATTTCATATTGGGTTGCTGATAATAAACACAGCTATTTTGAAATGTTAACCTCAACTCTTGCAAATAAAAATAACCTCACACTGTTAGCAGATTTTGACCCTGGAAGTTTTAAAGAAACACGTTCTGATGCAGGAGGTTCCTATGCTATTACAAGCAATGACATTGATGCATGGCAAAATAATAATATAAATTATACTGATGCTGATAAATTTTTTCCCAAAATAGATGATTTATTTAAAAATTATTTAAATGCTATTTCACTTATTTCCAAAGAAGATACTCTAAGTCATATTTCTGAAAGTTATGGCTTAAAATATAGAAAGCTTGATAAAAACTCTCTTTTCTATTTTTTCAAAAAAAATATTGAAAGCGAAACAATCTTCTTAGAAAATCCTCACCCTATTTCAGAATGCCCGAGAGCTCTCTCCTTTCTTAATGGTGAAAATCTACCAATTAAAATTATAGCTGCTGGACGAGCTCATGCCCCTACTTCTTCAAGTTTTCATGTCAAAGTCCTCAACAATGCCATTTCAATTTTAAGACGGAAAGGCGTTATTATCGATCTCCCAGCAAGTGAAATCATGTATCGAGGTTTTTGGCAAAATCTATGCACGCACAAAATTCCTATCGAATTTTGGCTTGAAAATAGCGAAGAACTCGAAAATTTTCCGAGTTATTTAAAACCCGAACAAAATATTTTTTCTTTGGGTGAAAAGCTTCCTGTTTTTTCTCACTCGCATTTATACACACGCTTATATTTACCGAGTCAAAACCCAAACTTTGTAATACCCGATTGGAAAACGCGTTTTTTTCAAGCAAAAGATTTTATTTCAATTACTGAGTTTGAACGATATATATTATGTCCTTTTCAATACTTTCTCTCAGATTTATTGGCAATTAAAAAATTAAAAAATGAGAGTTTGAATATAGATAATATGGCCATAGGAAGTAAAATGCATAGTATTGCTGAGCAGATAATTACAAAATTAGTTATCACTCTAGGCAATATAAATTATAGCTCTGTAATGTCTGTAATCTATAAGAATATTCTTGAAAATTTGAAGGATGAAAAGCACTTTATAAGTTCAGAAAAAGAAATATGGTACAATTTATTCATATCCGCAATA is a genomic window containing:
- a CDS encoding DNA-processing protein DprA, with translation MEKISAKKAIGSQELWLLQVNLSPLERAQALDFLLNKSIPIDFTSLVSHCCASIEKQKKLIQNYQLLTHISSAAEPKLLTRAQFESALSKKIPHPNLLALQYLGNPKILNKPKIAIIGSRRPTLYGREQAYRFAKELALAGCTIISGGAIGIDTTAQAVGLQYGKSCCVLGNGLINPYPPSNTQLFLNLKKSPHGLILSEFCLNESAQKWNFPQRNITIASMADFVLVVEATLTSGSLITAHAACELGIDVGALPGSIDSINSVGCHELIKNGAFCIQKPEDILQRIKINV
- a CDS encoding PD-(D/E)XK nuclease family protein is translated as MKKNFFEDSMFLCQHKSIKEFAKNFCAKQQIDENINWSVVCERKEDLIAIRNQLFHEIEKHNPACEPSNSVMGISMYTLDSLARNFCATLASTTDKKILSELPEFINKPYLDVITQEHFLEIILQLFGYTSSDSLPLAKQILSLIDTSWPEDLNFIQLIINTQEKEHIHSIQEINELALRQIMAVYQYASLELKNYSRLQSFVNEYLQISFRSHLLNKEKQAELELPIQFLKGHILWVSAPEYTNIVKRNIEEILEHECIKPGNFQSIVVQEFKNAILEAREILNFTSNVFYYSRTIINQNKNAHDSAIQKSFDINLSNISYWVADNKHSYFEMLTSTLANKNNLTLLADFDPGSFKETRSDAGGSYAITSNDIDAWQNNNINYTDADKFFPKIDDLFKNYLNAISLISKEDTLSHISESYGLKYRKLDKNSLFYFFKKNIESETIFLENPHPISECPRALSFLNGENLPIKIIAAGRAHAPTSSSFHVKVLNNAISILRRKGVIIDLPASEIMYRGFWQNLCTHKIPIEFWLENSEELENFPSYLKPEQNIFSLGEKLPVFSHSHLYTRLYLPSQNPNFVIPDWKTRFFQAKDFISITEFERYILCPFQYFLSDLLAIKKLKNESLNIDNMAIGSKMHSIAEQIITKLVITLGNINYSSVMSVIYKNILENLKDEKHFISSEKEIWYNLFISAIDKANSEYGKQIIAIFKENIDLLWQLPDTDKSLFEKDIERETVKRTFYRFLMLEKIFTENIPNKKTGVERERNIKLNLEDLTFIGKIDRIDATPDGLHIIDYKTSKASKQKQKLTLLPSKIKYTQSGYKLSVQGGLYSLAWAAQKLLNEEDDYYHCIKSFSLFQLKNLDEEKNIILEYDFSPPMVKDGAFYNQLYEEYSEYARNLREGNFFPNPINSAQCTFCDYKNICPVSNKYIAENEESENDG